The Zalophus californianus isolate mZalCal1 chromosome 7, mZalCal1.pri.v2, whole genome shotgun sequence genome includes a region encoding these proteins:
- the SMIM28 gene encoding small integral membrane protein 28, which translates to MQGLMASSWRKFGHAGRGTYERLTSEPSRPLPETQLQGTQQRSSTKDDVEPFLCILLPVTILLFLAFLLLFLYGRCKAPRPRGQVLSPDPPARPAAGEATDFLPGFPQSGEQDFYSPLPWEAGLPPSYEEATRNLPGVEALEAGRTREKGSPGQEGQIETAGGNHLKHSSPPLPEPTRHPAHSWMNGRQA; encoded by the exons ATGCAGGGCCTGATGGCCAGTAGCTGGAGGAAGTTTGGCCACGCCGGCAGGGGGACGTATGAGAGGTTAACGAGTGAACCAAGCCGACCTCTTCCAGAAACCCAGCTGCAG GGCACCCAGCAGAGAAGTTCCACCAAAGACGATGTGGAGCCCTTCCTGTGCATCCTTCTTCCAGTGACCATCCTGCTCTTCCTGGCCTTCCTGCTGCTTTTCCTGTATGGCCGCTGCAAAGCCCCCAGGCCCCGGGGGCAGGTGTTGAGCCCCGACCCCCCAGCGCGCCCCGCTGCAGGGGAGGCCACGGACTTCCTGcccggcttcccgcagagcggcgAGCAGGACTTCTACTCCCCGCTGCCCTGGGAGGCAGGCCTGCCCCCCTCCTACGAGGAGGCCACCAGGAATCTCCCTGGGGTGGAGGCTCTGGAGGCGGGCCGGACCCGTGAAAAGGGCTCCCCTGGCCAGGAGGGGCAAATAGAAACTGCTGGTGGGAACCATTTGAAGCACAGCTCGCCTCCCCTCCCGGAGCCCACCCGGCACCCGGCACACTCCTGGATGAATGGGCGCCAAGCTTGA